One segment of Thermodesulfovibrio sp. 3907-1M DNA contains the following:
- the miaB gene encoding tRNA (N6-isopentenyl adenosine(37)-C2)-methylthiotransferase MiaB, protein MKGRAVYIKTFGCQMNEHDTERMLGILETKGFIEVEEPRKADIIIFNTCAIRHKAEQKFLSSLGRVKYLKKRNSQLKIVVAGCVAQLQGENLLNKAPYIDYIIGTDNIHMLDSIIENQTPHRVFTYENPDVTNIKIPTKRMHNVKAWVNIIYGCNNYCAYCVVPYSRGKERSRPVESILEEVKLLGELGFKEVTLLGQNVNSYRDGSVDFPALLEKVNEVKGIERIRFVTSHPKDLSKRLIQTMKDCEKVCEHIHLPLQAGSNKILKLMNRKYSYEEYFEKICWLREAIRNISITSDIIVGFPQEQDEDFEKTLDALREIQFDGIFAFKFSPRAQTPAAKLDGAIPENVKSRRLTEVLKLQDEITERKNKLLEGTIQEVLIEDREGEYSTGRTRTNKIVKVTSNIALGSMVDIKIVKAHRHSLEGEILQK, encoded by the coding sequence CTGGAGACAAAAGGATTCATTGAAGTGGAAGAACCCAGAAAAGCAGATATTATTATTTTTAATACCTGTGCAATAAGACATAAAGCTGAGCAAAAATTTTTAAGCAGCCTTGGAAGAGTTAAATATCTTAAAAAGAGAAATTCTCAATTAAAAATTGTTGTAGCAGGATGTGTAGCTCAACTTCAGGGTGAAAATCTCTTGAATAAAGCTCCATATATTGATTATATCATTGGCACAGATAACATCCATATGCTTGACAGTATTATTGAGAATCAAACTCCTCATAGAGTATTTACTTATGAAAACCCTGATGTTACTAACATCAAAATTCCTACAAAAAGAATGCACAATGTAAAAGCATGGGTAAATATAATTTATGGATGCAACAATTATTGTGCTTACTGTGTTGTTCCTTATTCACGGGGTAAGGAAAGAAGTAGACCCGTAGAAAGCATTCTTGAGGAAGTTAAATTGCTTGGAGAGCTTGGTTTTAAAGAGGTCACACTTCTTGGACAGAATGTAAATTCCTACAGAGATGGCAGTGTTGATTTTCCTGCATTACTTGAAAAAGTTAATGAAGTTAAAGGAATTGAAAGAATTCGTTTCGTTACTTCTCATCCCAAGGATTTGTCAAAGAGGCTTATTCAAACAATGAAAGATTGTGAGAAAGTATGTGAACACATTCATCTTCCTCTTCAAGCAGGCTCAAATAAAATTCTCAAACTTATGAATAGAAAATACAGTTATGAAGAATATTTTGAAAAAATATGCTGGCTCCGTGAAGCAATTCGGAATATTTCTATTACTTCAGACATTATTGTTGGATTTCCTCAAGAACAAGATGAAGATTTTGAAAAAACCTTAGATGCTTTAAGAGAAATCCAGTTTGACGGTATATTTGCTTTTAAGTTTTCTCCAAGGGCTCAAACTCCTGCAGCAAAACTTGATGGAGCTATTCCAGAGAATGTTAAATCCCGTAGACTCACAGAAGTTTTAAAGCTTCAGGATGAAATAACAGAGAGAAAAAACAAATTATTGGAAGGCACAATTCAAGAAGTTCTTATTGAAGATAGAGAAGGTGAATATTCAACAGGAAGAACAAGAACAAATAAAATAGTAAAAGTTACTTCTAATATTGCTTTAGGTAGTATGGTTGATATAAAAATTGTAAAGGCGCACAGACACTCCTTAGAAGGGGAAATTCTCCAAAAATGA
- the mtaB gene encoding tRNA (N(6)-L-threonylcarbamoyladenosine(37)-C(2))-methylthiotransferase MtaB: protein MKVCFITYGCKINQAESQRWEKLLRLKGYSVTTNPEEAEIWIINTCAVTHKAEVQSRQIIDKAKRTGKKAYVTGCYVELCKINGNEDLKVFSNFEKNNIINMFEVLNESDKLNISRHRAIVKIQDGCNHYCSYCIVPYLRGKPRSYKFEEILREINDYTAMGIKEIVLSGVNIGLYGIDFENKIKLNKLLKALLKETSGFRIRLSSIEVNHIDDEFLEIISDRRICKHLHIPVQHGSDKILNLMNRPYNSIQFLRVIEKILKLYPDIAIGTDVIVGFPAETEEDFKKTLQLIEKIRFSYLHVFPYSKRPFTKASQMSEHIPESLKKERVNYLIKIGKKKKSEYIKKFLGSELEVIVESKKNGFFSGTSDNYIKCFIDSKESITGNILRVIVNNVDEEHAFATLINDR from the coding sequence ATGAAGGTATGTTTTATTACATATGGATGCAAGATTAATCAAGCAGAATCACAGAGATGGGAAAAACTTTTAAGGCTTAAAGGATATTCTGTTACAACTAATCCAGAAGAAGCAGAGATCTGGATCATAAACACCTGTGCAGTAACTCATAAAGCTGAGGTTCAATCAAGACAGATAATAGATAAAGCTAAAAGAACGGGTAAAAAAGCTTATGTAACAGGTTGTTACGTGGAACTCTGTAAAATCAACGGAAACGAAGATCTGAAAGTATTTTCAAATTTTGAAAAAAACAATATAATCAATATGTTTGAAGTATTAAATGAAAGTGATAAATTAAATATTTCAAGGCATAGAGCTATTGTTAAAATTCAGGATGGCTGTAATCACTATTGCAGTTATTGTATTGTGCCATATTTAAGAGGGAAACCAAGAAGTTATAAGTTTGAAGAAATTTTGAGAGAAATTAATGATTATACTGCAATGGGAATTAAAGAAATTGTTCTAAGTGGAGTAAATATTGGGCTTTACGGAATAGATTTTGAAAATAAAATAAAACTGAACAAACTTCTTAAAGCATTACTTAAAGAAACTTCTGGATTTAGAATAAGATTGAGTTCTATTGAAGTAAATCATATTGATGATGAGTTTCTTGAAATAATCTCTGATCGTAGAATTTGCAAACATCTTCATATTCCTGTTCAGCATGGAAGCGATAAAATTCTTAATTTGATGAATAGACCATATAATTCTATTCAATTTCTGCGTGTAATAGAAAAAATTTTGAAATTATATCCTGATATTGCAATTGGCACTGATGTAATAGTGGGTTTTCCAGCAGAGACTGAAGAAGATTTTAAGAAAACTTTACAATTAATAGAAAAAATTAGATTTTCCTATCTCCATGTTTTCCCATACTCAAAGAGACCTTTTACCAAAGCATCTCAGATGTCTGAACATATTCCTGAAAGCCTTAAAAAGGAGAGAGTAAACTACTTAATAAAAATTGGCAAAAAGAAAAAATCAGAATATATAAAAAAATTTTTGGGTTCTGAACTTGAAGTAATCGTTGAAAGCAAAAAAAATGGTTTTTTTTCAGGAACTTCTGACAATTATATTAAATGTTTTATTGACAGTAAAGAGTCTATCACAGGAAATATTTTAAGAGTCATTGTAAATAATGTTGACGAAGAACATGCTTTTGCAACTCTAATTAACGATAGATAA